A stretch of DNA from Ochotona princeps isolate mOchPri1 chromosome 13, mOchPri1.hap1, whole genome shotgun sequence:
actctacaAATCAAGAACAGAGCTGAAGTGGAATTGAAGCTGGGGGCCTGGGGGCCAGGAACCCAAGTTTTTTAAACCAAGACTGATGCCTACCAGGACCTGCAGTAGCAACTAGCTCCATATGCCACAGGAAGACATCTGGCCTGTGAACATACGGGTTAAGATGTTGACATTCCAGGCCTGATGTgttagtaacctagtggctaaagtcctcgccttgaacgccctgggattccatatgggcgctggttctaatcccggaagctccacttcccatccagctccctgcctgtggcctgggaaagcaggagaggacagcccaaagccttggaaccctgcacccacctgggagaaccagagtaagttcctggctcctggcttctggctccagatcagtgcagcaccagccgttgcactcacttgaggagtgaatcattggacagaagatcttcctctctgtctctcctctctgtatatctgactttgcaataaaaatcttaaaaaaaaaaaatttcatctatCTCTTCCAAGAAACTTAGTATTCCATTAAGGCAACACAGTTTAGTATTTGCTTACTcatttgcaatttttattttatttttttaaagatttatttttattgcaaaatcagatacatataaagagaagaggagagacagagagaagtaccttccatccattgattcactccccaagtgaccacaagagccAGTGCTGCAcgaatcctaagccaggagccaggagcttcttccaggtctcccatgcgggtgcagggtcccaaggctttgtgccatcctccactgatcagatctttctctctgtctgcttctccataaatctgactttccaataataataccaattatatatatatatatatatatatatacacacacacacacagttctttcTCCCCAACTACTATATAACTCATCAGGGCCAGAACTTTGTTTCATACTCTAGAGTGAAACACTTCTCTTAATACATTGTAACAGTTTGTTTTTCTATTAGTTTCTCCTCCTACAGCCTGTGCAACTCTAGCCAAGAATTCAAGTGTtactagtatttttaaaaagatttatttattgggcccggtggcgtggcctggcggctgaagtcctcgccttgaacacgccaggatcccatatgggcgccggttctaatcccagcagctccacttcccatccagctccctgcttgtggcttgggaaagcagtcgaggacggcccaaggctatgggaccctgcacccgcgtgggagacccggaagaggttcctggttcccggcatcagattggctcagcactggccctttgcggctcacttggggagtgaaacatcggatggaagatcttcctctctgtctctcctcctctctgtatatctggctttccaataataataaaatattttaaaaaaaaagatttatttatttttattgtaaagtcagatatacagagagaaggagatacagagagaaagatcttctgtccgatgaatcaTGCCCCAAgccaccacaacagccagagctgagctgttctgaagccaggagcccggaccctctcccgggtctcccacgcgggtacagggtcccaaggctttgggccgtcctcaactgctttcccaggccacaagcagggagctggatgagaagcagggccgccaggattaggtcctgacatgtgcaaggtaaggactctagccactaagctactgtgcagggcccatgTTTTACTAGTATTTGTATTCCAGACATAAAGTAAGTCTCAACAAGTGTTTGTCAAATTGGTAAGTGCATCAATAaacttgggtgtgtgtgtgtatttgtgtgtgtgcacgcagaaCGCCCCACATAGTCCTCTACACATGGTAAAAATTCAGGAAATCTTGTTGActttatgcagaattttttttttattccaaccaCTAGGCACAACTTTATCTTCCCTCTCAAAACCACTTCTACATTTAAGGCTTGGCTACTCccagaacaaattaaaagtttTAGCAATATCAAATGAATGTGTTCAATAACCACATCTAAGCAAGCTAAAGAAGATTTAAAAGCCATTATTCTAATTAATGAATTTGTGAACCTCACCATGGAAAAACCAAGTTACATAATCAAGAGAGGTTATCCCTTGCAAATTTACCtccaaaaaggcagaaaaaaaaattatcagaaagCCTGAATCTGTATACTGAAATGGATAAATTATTTTGTATGCTTGACTTGAAGCTAGTTTCCACTAGAAGTAAGAGTTAAACAGCAAAGAAAGTGCTCCAAATCAACCTCCCAGATGCAGAATAAAGTCCTAGACACTAAAAGATTAAAAGTCCTCCCCTTCCAGTGCTTTAGATTCCTGGGAGCTTCATTtgacttccaaaaaaaatttttttaaatcaaaacttGTTCTGTGCCCTAAAATAAAATCTCACTTCTGAAAAGGCAGATAACCTGAGAAGGCACACTTGGGGAACCTGAGGGTTTTTAATCCACATAACCAAAACTATTCCTCAATTTACTGtgcagcctgctgctgctgtagcaatGCTCGTCTTGGTTTTTAAGTTAAATCCGTAGAAAATCTGAGTATCCTAACTACACATTATTTCACTACATCATCTACACTGATTTTGACACTGCATATGTAATTTCCTAAGTACACTGTAAAGAAGTTCTACTCTTGAATGAATCTTAGCACACACCCCCTTCTTCCAATTCAGCACTCTAGAGGAAGTATACCTTAGTAGCTTTTTTtctcccgcccccaccccatgCTTTATTTTAAAGCAGCAAGCATTCATTATCTCAATTCTTAAGTATCTCCGCAGAAAGAACCTTCCCAACTCACACTAGTTCACGGATACTCTCCCTTCCTACGCCAGAGCGGCCACGGCGGTCATCTCTTTGCAAAGacgggaaagcagacgaggaagGTCCGGGACGTCACCATTCCCGCCACGCCATTTAGGATTCAGGTCCCCGACCAGCCTCAGGCGGAGCCGGTTTGGGGcggtgggagggaggcaggagagatAGCTGCAAGGATCTGATCCTCTCCCGTTCCCCTCAAAGATCCCCAACCAGTGAAAAACAAACAGGGCCCAACCTCTGAGCTCCCATTCAATCAACAtaccctcctcctcttcctcctggttGTACCCCGTTTCTTCCCACTTCTTCCCCCGACGTAGCAAGGTCCCTTTTATCCAATTCCAAGTCCCAGTCAACACGCAGGTCCCCACACTGAGGCCCCCACGACGACACGACCCTTGCCCTCGACAAACCCCACTACACCCGGGTCCCTCCCCCCGGGACCTCTCAGAAGCTCCAGCCCTCCCCGCGCGCCCCAGGGCAGACCGGCGTCCCGTCCCTTTACCTACGGGACCTGGGTCCTTCCCCCACTCGTCACACTCGGGTCCATTCCCCAGCGACCCGACCTTGCTCACACCCTCCTCAAGAGCTCTCCCCAGCACCCCATTACCTCCGGCCCCGCCCCCCTGAGGGTGTCGCACTCACCGCTCCCGCCGCCGCATCCTTAACCGCCGCGGCTGCTATAGCTACGGGGAGCCAAGGCAACCAGCTCTCGCGACACTTTCCTCAACTACAGCGAGAACAGCCGAGAAGAGACTCTGGTAAGAAAGTAAACGACTCAACCTCGAGACGGCTAAGTATATCTCGCGATAGTACTGTTTAAAATGGCGGCTGCAAGGCGATTCGGGGATGCTGTTGAAGGGGTAGGAGGTGGGGCACGGGCAAGGAGGAAGCTTCAGTGGCCGAACGTCGGAAAACTGGTGTAGACGGAACAGTCTGTCCAAGCTGAGGAAAGTTAGTATGGCAGACCCTACCCTGGGATCACCGTGGGGATACAGCTTTCTTTTCCCAAATGTCTCAAACATAGAATCTTCTGTACCTCACTTTGGTTTTCCGGGCATTTTCCTTCTATGTGCATTGCAGTTGGTGAGGGACCGGGCAGGCCAGAAACTGACGTTCCCATTGCATTGACTGGCCTCGAAAAGTTTTCATTGGTTCAtgccccaccctggtttgccaaagGTGTTTGCCTCACAAAAATGTTGACCCAAGAATGTGCCACCCCAGTGGTTCCCAAAccgaaatgagaaaaaaaaatcaaccccaccccctgcctcacACCTATCCTTGCAAGCGCCAGAACATCAGCTCAGGTGTGTCACGTTGGAGGTGTTAGCAAACAGCGCTGATGTGTCATTGGAACTTGGCCATTGTTGGTTGCCACCCTGTGGACACATCCGTGCCTGTTGACTCCACACTCTCCACAGAGAACTTTCGCCTCTCTCTGACCACTGTAAATGCATACTGAGCGagccactgagccagaaatgaatgtAAAGAACTTTGGTTAAAAAAGAAGATAGGAATAGATTAACAGGGAACCCATTTTCACTtcataaccttttttaaaaatttattttttatttaaaaggcagatgcacagagaggaagagagagagatatatcttcctttcaatggttcactccccaagcagctgcaacaactggaactgagccagtctgaagccaggagccaaagagcttcttccgggtctcccatgcaggtagaaggtccaaaagctttgggccgtcctcaactgcattcccaggacataagccgagagctgaatgggaaacggggctgccaggattagaaccggtgcccatatgggatccccgttcaaggctatcgtgccaggccccactcCATAACTTTAATAGGGTGCTTTAGTATTGTCAGGTAGGGATGTATTATGAGCTGCATTGAACTACTTAAAATTTGTAAATTAACACGTTTTCCAACAATGAAGTTGTGGTAATTTATTTCATCCAACATGTTCATATCACTTCAACATGTAATCAATGTTAAGTTACTAATGAGataactggattttttttcaacaCTGAATTTTCAAGATTTGGTACTGGGCCCAGGATAGCAGCCCTAGCGGCTTAAGTTCTCagttgaacacaccaggattccatgtggacgccagttctaatgttgacggcaccacttcccatccagctccctgcttgtggcctgggaaagcagtaaagtatggcccaaagccctgggaccctgcacccacatggagacctggaagagggtccgggctcctggcttcagaacgactcagctctggctgttgcagccgcttaggaagtgaacctgcagatggaagatattcctctctgtctctcctcctctctatataaatatctgactctgcaataaaaacaaataaatcttttaaaaaaaaacaagtgttacTTATTTAGCTTCTACAGCATTTGAGTTAGTAATGTCAAGAGTTCTTTTATGTAAACTACATGCCTTCAACACCATTACCCAAAGTCACTGTGATTGCTCATTTGTTAAGCTAAGTGTGGTATTCAGTATGGTAGTACTGCCTTCCGAGGAGgtagatgagaagtgaagcaatcAGGACAAACCattgggtctggtgcaatggttcagtggccaaatccttaccttgcaagtgccaggatcccatatgggtgctggttcatgtcccggctactccacttcccatccaactccctatttatggcctgggagagcagtagagaatggccctaaaccttgagaccctgcaaccatgtggaagatctggactaagcttctggctcctggcttcagattagctcagctctggctgttgcagccatttggggaataaaccagtaggtggaatatctttttctctttcttttccctctctccataaatctgatctgcctttatgataaaaacaaatagatctttaaaaaaaaaaactgaaactgaaacttgctccagtatgagatgctggcattgcaagtgatgACTTAACCCGTTGTAGCACAATGTCAACCCCGGCCCCTAGATATTTTCTTGCTGTAGCCACAGAGAGCCAAGCATGCTCTATATCTGCTCTggtttctccctttcccttctgAGTTTCATCACATGGCTCTGTTTTGAATATCTATAACCTTTAACATTTATAGTCCTAAAGTTATTCTGGTGTCATCTGAAAACTCTATTGTATGCTCTAACTCTGTGATAATCAAAACATCCTTGAGTTTTCTCCCATCACATTCCATTGCCTTCCTGATTTGCTGTTTGCCAATTTCTAATTAGCTACATAAAGAGCTAGCATCACCTTTTTTGTAATCACAGTGTACAGTGGTTTCTTAGCTTTGCACATACATAGGTTGGCATATGTGTTTGTGCATGAGTATTTGTCTCAAATGCTACTGAATATCTTTGCATATTCCTTATGAATGTGATTTTGTGGGTGTGGCTGTGGGTGTAGGTGGTGAAAGCAACCAGAGTTCAAGTCTGCTCTTAAAGTCTGAATAATGAGTGTTTAGTATTTGGCTTTAATTAGTCCCTGTGCATTGTTGGCCTCAACTTTCATCTGCCCTCAAATATTAGAGGAAAATGAGTTCATTTCCTTGAAGTTTATTGTTACTGTTGGCAGAGCAAATTCCATAAAAGAACAGATTCCCAGTGGTGCAAGGGGAGCTCTGAGTTGGTGAGCAAGGATGCTTGGACTGGGGGTTAGAGTGAAGGATGGAAAAACAGatcttttcccccttttcttcccTCCATTTCCATAAGGATACTGGATTAACAGTGGGAGTATCCTGCTCAGCATTCCCTCTCCAAACTGGAACTAGAGAGGAGAAACTTGATGCAaatgagagaaggaagcagatCACAGCTCCTCCGTTTCTCCATCCAAGGGGATGTTGATATCCACGTTGTAGTCTGCATGCTCGCCCGAACTCAGCCAGGGAATAGGGGTTCTATTGAATGAAGGCCTGTTGGACAGGCTCTGGTTGTATAGGACCAGAGGTTCACTCAGCAGGGGCCCCAGGTCAAACTTGGGCATCTGGAAGGTCATGCGTTTGGAGGCCTTCTCATAACCACCATATGGCATCGCCGTCCTGAGAAAAAACACATTCGTGAAGAATCAGaacaacaccacacacacacacgcatgcaccaGAGCCTCATCAATGAGATGCTGCACAGTTTTAAAAATGGGGAAGTCTGAATTCTAATTTAAATTACTTCTGTATTCTTTGTTCTTCTCCCTGGGTACCCAATCTCCCTTTATTGTTCTGACTGTTACCCCCAAAGCTATTAGTGAGAAAAATAATATAGTGGGTTCTTGTGTCTCGTGGGTAGTTGTGACCCAGATCAGCATGTCCAATGGAGTGACCCCAAACAGTGCAGACCTAAGGTCTAAAGCTACCTTAAGTTACAATATAGAGATTCCCTTGTCTGATCCTACTGATACCCACAATATTCCTTTGACTAAGAAGAACTAACATTTCTTGAGATATCTAGGCTCCTTACAATCAAATACAAAAAACACCTCTCTAGCTCCTCTTTTCCATTCATAGTCTAGAGAGGCTCAACTCCAAAATAGATGACTAGAGTCTTACTAAAGCAGGATATAAAGGTTTGAAATACATCATTTGTCACTTGCATTTTACATTCAAAACTCCCAGAACCCGGAATAGGGTGATTTAGCCCACAGAGCTAATTGTTGGCCTAAgaatcagaattcaaattctgccTCCTAACAAATTTTTCCTTTATCACATTGGCTGTGGTGAAACTGAGTTAGTGTTGAAATAACAAGGACCTTTAATAGGGTACCTTTATTCCCTGTTCCTCCTTTGAAATGCTTGAACTGTAGTCTCTAGTCCAACCAAGAGTACCAAGGCCACACACTAAAACACATATGATTCCTTCCCCAGCACCCCTACCTGTTGAATGATTTATATTTGGGGAGTTCAGCTTTGGCTCCATAGGCCAGCAGGTCAATGCCAAGTTCCACTTTTTGCTGGGGGTCAACCCCCATGGCTCGATCCCATGGGGAAATGTAAGTCTTGAACACAGTGATATGTTTTCCATCTCCACCTGTCTGGTCTCCTGGTAGTCATGGCAGAGAAAAGTCAAATAGTAACAGTTAGTAGCCTAGGAAAGTTAGTCCCATGCCCCTGCACTGGGGGAGTTACTGTGGCCAGGGACTAATAACATCCTGGTCACTATGGAAGATTTGTTGTGTGATGGCAGCTTGGTCAGGGACTGATTCGCAGAAGCCAACAAGATGGCTTGAAGATAAGGCTACTCAGTGGACTGAAAGAGTCTatccccatcccccatcccctgcACCCAGCCTGGGCCTCATTTCTGAGGACATCTGTGCTCTAGGGACCAAATGCATGACTCTTGGGTACAAGTACTTGCCTGATCCCACCTCGCCAGCCCCTCCTGCACCAGCAGCTCCTCCCCTGCCGGCATGGCCTCCAGCACCAGCTGCCCCCCCAGCTCCAGACCCAGAGCCTTGATGGTGCTGATGGTCAGAACCATACTGTCCAGCGGAGCCACTGCCCCCCGCCTGGCCTCCACCACCGCCCTTGCCGTAGGAGACTCCct
This window harbors:
- the MYOZ1 gene encoding myozenin-1 — its product is MPLSGTPAPNKKRKSSKLIMELTGGGQEGSGLNLGKKISVPRDVMLEELSLLTNRGSKMFKLRQMRVEKFIYENHPDVFSDSSMDHFQKFLPTVGGQLGSAGQGVSYGKGGGGGQAGGSGSAGQYGSDHQHHQGSGSGAGGAAGAGGHAGRGGAAGAGGAGEVGSGDQTGGDGKHITVFKTYISPWDRAMGVDPQQKVELGIDLLAYGAKAELPKYKSFNRTAMPYGGYEKASKRMTFQMPKFDLGPLLSEPLVLYNQSLSNRPSFNRTPIPWLSSGEHADYNVDINIPLDGETEEL